A region from the Drosophila bipectinata strain 14024-0381.07 chromosome 3R, DbipHiC1v2, whole genome shotgun sequence genome encodes:
- the LOC138926639 gene encoding probable cytochrome P450 309a1 → MWTAVAVLLAFIHVSFAVVYIYLTWYHKYWEKRGALTAEPLTILGTYPGILVNKSRSFILDVQDVYDKYKGKYRAVGTFITRQPQLLILDPALAHEILVDKFSHFRDTITSSFVGHNPDDKYVRRSPFFTTGEEWKRLRTENGAGLTPNRLRMAYKIWEQSGRRLVEYIERARQEKGDVIETRDLAYRFTATTMADFIWGIDANSLSGKVGEEAVFQKTSTDWTASAFSSIMKFNKSLVAPFLRNFLGMRFFLKTTDEFFLQLTQDAVKLRQSGSGEGRSDYLSHLIQLQQRGNTIHDSVGHALTVHLDGYETSGAVLYHMLYSLSENIEEQEKLRSEILEALALNESISYEQINSLPYLDQCFNESLRLVTPIGFFMRICTKDVQIDLGNGNSINLEPGISVMVPAYQYHHDDAFYPAASEFRPERFADGAASVFNKRGMFLPFGDGPRICLGMRVGQLTVKTAILNIISNYLVEQTKKVPLGADTGMGIFLNGDVELKYTKLGN, encoded by the exons ATGTGGACTGCAGTGGCTGTGCTTTTGGCCTTCATTCATGTTTCCTTCGCCGTTGTCTATATATACTTGACCTGGTATCACAAGTATTGGGAAAAGCGGGGGGCTTTGACCGCTGAACCTTTAACTATTTTGGGAACTTATCCTGGAATCCTAGTCAACAAGAGTCGCAGTTTCATTCTAGACGTTCAGGATGTGTACGA CAAGTACAAAGGCAAGTACCGCGCAGTAGGCACCTTCATTACCAGGCAACCTCAACTGTTGATTTTGGATCCAGCTTTGGCCCATGAGATCCTGGTGGATAAGTTCAGCCACTTCCGGGACACGATTACCAGCAGTTTCGTGGGCCACAATCCGGATGACAAGTACGTGAGAAGATCCCCGTTCTTCACCACTGGCGAGGAGTGGAAGCGGCTGCGCACCGAAAATGGGGCAGGACTAACGCCCAACCGACTGAGGATGGCCTACAAAATTTGGGAGCAGAGTGGTCGTAGGCTAGTCGAATACATTGAACGGGCTAGGCAGGAGAAGGGCGACGTTATCGAGACCAGAGAT ctGGCCTATCGCTTCACGGCCACTACCATGGCCGACTTCATCTGGGGCATTGACGCCAACTCACTAAGTGGAAAAGTCGGAGAGGAGGCAGTGTTTCAGAAAACCTCCACAGACTGGACAGCGAGTGCTTTCAGCTCTATAATGAAGTTCAACAAGTCCCTGGTGGCACCGTTCCTGCGCAATTTTTTAGGAATGCGATTCTTTCTCAAGACTACGGATGAGTTCTTCCTACAGCTGACCCAGGACGCAGTGAAGCTGCGGCAAAGTGGCAGCGGCGAAGGCCGCTCGGATTACCTGTCCCACTTGATTCAGTTACAGCAACGCGGCAATACCATCCACGACTCTGTGGGCCATGCTCTCACGGTCCACCTGGACGGATACGAAACATCCGGAGCAGTGCTCTATCACATGTTATATTCG CTCAGCGAGAACATTGAAGAGCAGGAAAAGCTGCGCTCGGAAATTTTAGAAGCCCTGGCCCTCAATGAGAGTATCAGCTACGAGCAGATTAATTCTCTGCCCTATCTGGACCAGTGCTTCAATG AGTCTCTGCGCCTTGTCACACCTATCGGCTTCTTCATGCGAATCTGCACCAAGGACGTTCAGATAGATTTGGGAAACGGGAACTCCATCAACTTGGAGCCTGGCATCAGCGTAATGGTGCCCGCTTATCAGTACCATCACGATGATGCCTTCTACCCGGCAGCAAGCGAGTTCCGCCCCGAGAGGTTTGCGGATGGGGCCGCAAGTGTTTTCAATAAGCGTGGAATGTTCTTGCCCTTTGGCGATGGTCCTCGTATTTGCTTGG GTATGCGTGTTGGACAACTcactgttaaaaccgccataCTAAACATAATCTCAAACTACCTGGTGGAGCAGACGAAAAAGGTGCCCCTGGGCGCGGATACGGGAATGGGAATATTCCTCAATGGCGACGTAGAGTTGAAATATACGAAActgggaaattaa
- the LOC138926640 gene encoding probable cytochrome P450 309a2 yields MADFIWGIDAGTFTRPEQPNKIQYMATRWTSYAFYMISWFMATIVAPGIRLLLKFRFYPKDTEEFFSNLTKESIEMRLKSGKNSSRTDYLSHLLQLREQKQATHDDLVGHALTVLLDGYDTTGTALLHALYYLAESPAAQQKLRTEIFSSLDEEKSIDFDKLCGLPYLEQVVYESLRLSSLIPQYTKVCTTSTDIKLSELKNIRVEKGITIMIPNYQFHHDEKYFSDPEDFRPERFDNGAYQELMRKGIFLPFSDGPRVCMGIRLALLTLKSALFYIICNFYVVRKTERLIPRGDSGFGVVLQGDINLEYRRVFR; encoded by the exons ATGGCTGACTTCATTTGGGGCATCGATGCTGGCACGTTTACCCGACCCGAGCAGCCAAACAAGATCCAATATATGGCTACCAGATGGACCAGCTACGCCTTCTATATGATTTCGTGGTTCATGGCCACCATAGTAGCTCCAGGGATTCGCCTGCTGTTGAAATTCCGCTTCTACCCCAAAGACACGGAAGAGTTTTTCTCGAACTTGACCAAGGAGTCAATAGAAATGCGCCTGAAAAGTGGTAAAAACTCCAGCCGAACGGATTATCTCTCCCATTTACTCCAACTTCGTGAGCAGAAACAGGCCACCCACGACGATCTGGTAGGTCACGCTCTGACGGTTCTGCTCGATGGTTACGACACTACCGGAACGGCCCTCCTTCATGCACTGTATTAC TTGGCGGAAAGTCCTGCAGCTCAACAAAAGCTGCGCACGGAAATCTTTTCTAGCTTGGATGAAGAAAAGAGCATCGATTTTGACAAACTTTGCGGCCTACCCTATTTAGAGCAAGTCGTCTATG AATCCCTTCGACTTAGCAGCTTGATACCACAATACACGAAAGTTTGCACAACTTCCACGGATATTAAGCTAAGCGAGCTCAAAAATATCCGAGTGGAGAAGGGCATTACGATCATGATACCCAATTATCAGTTCCATCAtgacgaaaaatatttttccgacCCCGAAGACTTTAGACCAGAACGATTTGATAACGGGGCTTATCAGGAGCTCATGCGAAAAGGAATATTCCTGCCCTTCAGTGATGGCCCCCGTGTTTGTAtgg GGATTCGGCTGGCTCTATTGACATTAAAATCCGCActgttttatattatatgcAACTTTTATGTGGTGCGGAAAACAGAGCGATTGATCCCCAGGGGAGACTCAGGTTTCGGCGTTGTACTACAAGGGGACATCAATTTGGAATATCGACGAGTTTTCCGATGA
- the SpdS gene encoding spermidine synthase produces MDSLNNGWFSELQADLWPGQSFSLKVKEVIHKEKSKFQDIQIVETETYGRCLILDGIIQCTARDEFSYQEMISFLPLCAHPNPKKVLIVGGGDGGVAREVVKHPLVQEVHQVEIDDRVVELSKQYLPAMACGFENEKLKLTIGDGFDYMKNHKNEFDVIITDSSDPIGPAVSLFQESYYELMKHALKEDGIVCSQGGSFWLDLDYIKKTMSGCKEHFAKVAYAVTSVPSYPCGHIGFVMGSLNKSQDFVTPKLGSSEINALDLKYYSSEIHSAAFALPRWVQNHFYN; encoded by the exons ATGGATTCCCTTAACAACGGATGGTTCAGCGAACTGCAGGCCGACCTATGGCCTGGACAGTCCTTCTCCTTGAAAGTAAAGGAAGTAATTCACAAAGAGAAGTCAAAGTTTCAGGACATTCAAATCGTCGAAAC AGAGACATACGGAAGATGCCTGATTTTGGATGGAATTATACAGTGTACTGCCCGAGATGAGTTCTCATACCAGGAAATGATATCCTTCCTGCCTCTCTGCGCCCACCCGAATCCCAAAAAGGTACTCATTGTAGGCGGTGGAGACGGAGGCGTGGCACGCGAAGTGGTGAAGCATCCTTTGGTCCAGGAAGTCCATCAAGTGGAGATCGACGACCGTGTGGTGGAGCTTTCTAAGCAATATTTACCAGCTATGGCGTGCGGATTCGAAAACGAAAAGTTAAAGCTAACCATTGGAGACGGCTTCGACTATATGAAAAATCATAAGAACGAATTTGATGTTATCATCACCGACAGCTCGGACCCCATCGGTCCGGCAGTGAGTTTGTTCCAAGAGAGCTACTACGAGTTAATGAAGCACGCTCTGAAAGAAGATGGCATCGTGTGCTCCCAGGGTGGAAGTTTCTGGCTCGACCTCGACTATATAAAGAAAACCATGTCCGGGTGCAAGGAACACTTTGCTAAAGTAGCTTATGCTGTTACCTCGGTGCCTTCTTATCCTTGTGGCCACATTGGCTTTGTCATGGGCTCTCTTAACAAAAGCCAAGACTTTGTAACTCCTAAACTGGGAAGCTCTGAGATTAATGCCTTAGATTTAAAATACTACTCCTCAGAGATTCATTCGGCGGCCTTTGCCCTGCCTCGTTGGGTTCAAAACCATTTTTACAATTGA